Genomic DNA from Candidatus Nitrosopumilus koreensis AR1:
CTGAAATGCAACAACATCATCATCACCAAAATAATCAGTTAAACACAAGTGTTCAGGTTTAGTAGAACGAGGAAAATCAAATTCTACATCATCACCATGAGGATTATCTACAAGTAATTTTCCATCTTTGTTATGGCATTTGAAATATCCATAAACCACTTCAGGTTCAAATAATTTTTCTCGAATAATTCTAATCTTCCATTGGTTAAGCAGTTGTTCATGATCTGCTTCTGATTCAGAACCTGCTTTACCCCTAAGACCCCAAGAAAGTTTGAAGAGTGATTTTTTATCAATTAATTGCCATACTTCGTCCATCTTTATTTGATCTGATTTTAGACGAATTGGTTCACCGATAATTTTTGGAGTAGGGGCAGACACAGGTTTTATTTCACTTTTTGGAAGACTAGCAGGATCAACTTTTGCAGTGGATTTTTCTTTCCAGTTTTCTAATTTCTCCTTCCATTGTGATAAGAGTTTTGGTTTTTCATCAGAAATCAGAGCATCCATTGTTTTTAGTCCTTCAAACATTGTATTACAGTAAAAAACTCCGGACTCGTAGATTCCATCTTCTTTTGCAATTCGATTAATGTAATTGCTGTTAATTGCTGCACCTCCACAAAGAATTGGGATGTTCATTTTGTTTTTTCTGGCATGCTCTACAAAGAATTGCATTTGTTTTGAAGTAGAAACTAACAATGCAGAAAGACCAACAGCATCAGGATTTACTTCGTCGATTTTTTCAATGAATTTTTGTAATGGAACCTGTTTTCCAAGATCATAAACTGTGTAACCATTATTTTGGAAGATAGTTTTTACCAAATTCTTTCCAATGTCATGGACATCACCATATACAGTACCTAAAACAAGCTTGCCTTTGCTTGATCCCTCTTCTTTGACAAGATACTTTTCCAATTCTCCAACCGATGCTTTCATGCATTCGGCAGATTTTAAAACAAATGGAAGAATTAATTCTCCTGCACCAAACTTGTCACCTACCTCTTTCATAGCAGGGAGTAAATCCTCATTAAGAGTTCTAATTGCACCATCATGTGTTACTTCTGGAGGGGCATCAAGTGAAAGTACACCATCAGTATTCTTTAGAATGTCATTTTTTCCAACTTTGTCGGCAATAGCAGAAACAACATCATTTTCAATTCCATCCTTTAGTCTGTTGACGATTCTAAAATGAGCTTTCTTTCCTGCAGGCCATGAAGGATCAACATCTACTTTTTTAGATGCAGTACTGGCTTGTGGACCTACATTTTCAAAATATGTAATTAATTCAGATAATGCATTAGGATGGGTATTGAAAATTAGGTCTTCTGCAAGTTTTTTTTCTTTTTCATCTATTTCCCCATAGGGTATGATTTCTTTTGCATTAACGATTGCAGTATCAAGTCCAGATTTTATTGCATGATGTAAGAATACGGAATTGAGGATTTTTCTAGCATAGGGTACCAGTCCAAAACTAATGTTGCTCAGACCTAATGTAGTAAATGAATTAGGGAATTTTTCTTTTACAAGTCTGATTCCTTCAAGAGTATTTTTTCCTGCATCAAGAAATTCATCTTCACCAGTTGCAAGGGTAAATGTCAGCACATCAAAAATGAACTGTTCAATTTTTAATCCATATTTTTTACCAGTTTCAAAAAGTAATTCTGCAGTTTCTAATTTTTGTTGAGGTGTTTTTGCCATGCCATCAGGTCCAATGCACAATGCAATTGCAGGCAAACCATATTTTGCCATAATTGGCGCAAGTTTTTCAAATCTACTTCCATCACCTTCAAGATTAATAGAATTAATGATGGGTCTTCCGGGAATTTGTTGTACAGATGCTTCAATTACATCAGGATCAGTTGAGTCAATAACAAGAGGAGCATCTACTTCTAAGCTTAATCGCTTTACCAGATTCAACATGAATTCTTTTTCATCAGCACGTTCAGTTGTTGCAACACATACATCAAGACAGTGTGCACCATCTTCTACTTGTGTTCTACCCAAATCAACAAGTCCATCATAATCATCAGCAAGGACCATTTGTTTTGCCTTACGAGAACCTTGGGTGTTTATCCTCTCACCAATAATCAATGGAGGAGGAATTTGTTTTAGGTCAACTGCCTTTAATGCAGAACTTACTCTAGGAATGGTCAATAGTGTAAAATCATCTCGGTTTTTCTAAATACTTAACCCTCTATAGAGTTGGCTTTTTCGTCAATTACTTTTCTTAGAACTTTGATGTGTTCAGGATTTGTCCCACAACAACCTCCGATAATTCGGACTTTTTTGTATTGTTTAAGAAAATCACCTAATGCATCACCCATTTTTTCAGGAGTCATCTTGTAAACTGCTTGTCCACCTTCATTTTCAGGCATGCCAGCATTTGGAACCACCAAAATATTATGTTCATTTTGTTCATCAAGCCATCTGACACTAGGGGTCATCTCAATTGGTCCAGTAGAGCAATTCATTCCAAATATGTCAATTCCCATATCAGAAACCGTTGTGTATGCAGCTTGAATGTTAGTGCCTAACAGCATTTTACCATATTGATCTAACGTAGTGTTTGCAATTATTGGAACTTTCATTCCAATTTTTTTCATCGCATTATGACATGCCTCTATTACTAATTTTACTTCCAAAATATCCTGACTTGTTTCAATAAGTAATGCATCCACACCGCCAAGAATCAACCCTTCTGCTTGTAGTTCAAATGCTTCTCTAATTTCATCAAGAGGTTTCTGTCCTAAATCAGGATCATTTGAACTTGGTAAAAATCCAGAGGGTCCCATCGAACCAATTACATATCGTGGTCTGTCAGAATATTCTTGACAGACTTCAAATGCAAGTTGTGCAATTTTTTTATTAAAATCAACTGTTTGATCACCAAATCCATATTCATCGAGTTTAATTTTATTAGAACCAAAAGAGTTTGTCTCAATGCAATCAGCTCCGGCATCCAAATAACGTTTATGGATTTCTTTTATCCATTCAGGGTGAGTTAGCACTAAACCGTCATTGAATCCATCTTGATTATTTGGAAAGTCTTCAGGTTTTGGATTAAATTTTTGAATTTCAGTTCCCATCGCACCATCAAAAAGTAAAACTCTGTTTTGTAGTGCATCCAAAAATGATTCTTTTTGAGTCAATTTAATTCCAAAAAGATTTGGCACAGTTTAACTCTTTTCAGAAAAATCCACAAACAAGAGCAATAATGACATGTATGTTGAAATTAGGCCACATGTGATTTTTTTGTACATTTATGCAAAAACTCCAAATAAACAATCTAGTACGTAGTGCAACCTTTTTTCAACATGCAGGAATCTCAATTATCTTTGTATTCATGCCTATCATTGCAAAAGGCGTCACAGATTCTATTTTTGAGATAGGGCTTTTGGTAGCTTCATTTAGTTTTGCTCAAATTTTATCTGAAATCTATTTTGGAAGACATTCAGACAAGAAGGGAACTAGGCTCAAATTCATCAGAATTGGATTTATTGGATGTGCAGTAGCATTTGGATTACACTACTTTGCAGATGACCTTTCCATGTTTTTTCTAGTCAGAATAGCTGCAGGAATTACAAGTGGAATAATGATTCCAGCAATGATTGCATATACCTATGAAGCAAACCTGGATAAAAATAGAGCAGCTACTGTAATCTCATTTCATGCATTAGGATGGCTTGCAGGAATTGCAGCAGCAGGATTCGCAAATGATCTAAAATTAATTTTCTTGATCAGTGCCGCATCATTTGTGATAGGATTATTGTTTACAATTAAACTTCCAAATCCGGAACAAGAAAAAGAACTAAAACCTGGCACTACAAAAAGAGTCATTTCAAAAAACAAATTTCTTTTCTTATCATTATTACTAAGACACATTGGCGCAGCGGCAGTTTGGACAATTCTTCCAATAATGATTGTAGAAAGATTAGGTGGAGAACTTTACCATATATCAATTGTATATGTAGCAAATACATTGACAGCTTTTATCTTGATGAATGTAATGGCAAGCAAAATTCATCTCTCAAATGTTACTAAATTCAAAATAGGAATAGGATGTACAACATTTGTATTTGTGGGATTGTCAGTTGTTACTGAATGGTGGATGGCAATGCCATTTATGTCACTAGTGGGTGCAACATGGGCGTTTTTGTTTATTGGCGGAAATTTTCATCTAATGGAGAATAACCCACGTTCAACATCTACAGGGATTTTCAGTTCCACGTTGTCAATTGCAACTGTAGTTGGTCCAGTAATTGCAGGAAGTATTGCATTTGTATTTGACTATGTTGCAGTAATGTATTTTGCAGTTGCAATTATTGTATGTGCTTTTGCAGTGTCACTAAAAATTAAAAAATAGATTATCGCAATCCCCATCTAGACATTACTTTGTCTTCAAGTTTTTTAAAGATAATACCATCTACTGCAAGACCTATTCCCATAATTACAAGCATGATTGCTATGACTTGGGAGACATCATTTAGTGAACGTCCTGCATTAAGCAAAAATCCCAATCCTAGGAACGAAAACAGGATTTCTGCACCAATTACACCCCTCCATGCAAATGCCCATCCCTGTTTAAATCCAGAAATCATGTAAGGAAATGCCGCAGGGATTAATACTGCAGTAATAAGTTGACTTCCTTTTGCACCCATATTTCTTGCGGCTTCTATAAAGTGAGGGTTGATGTTTTTGACGCCAGTGTAGGTGTTTATGGTCACAGCAAAAATAGCGCCAATTGCAGTAACAAAGATGATTCCACCATCAGTCAAACCAAACCAAAGAATTGCAAGAGGCACCCATGCAATAGATGGGATTGATTGTAAACCTAAAACCAAAGATCCAACAGTTTGATTGATTACCTCAACTCTTGCCATAAAAATTCCTAAAACAATACCACCGCCAATCGCAATTGCCAATCCAATTGCCAATCGCCACATACTTGTCGCAATTCCATAAAACAAGCTTCCATCAACAGCACCAAAAGCCAAGTCTTCTGCCACCTCATAAGGGGATGGAAAAACATTATCTGGCCAAATTCCTGTCATTGCAGTTATTTGCCAAACAACTATGATGGCAATGTAAAAAGCAATTCTGTGAGGAGTGAAATTTTTTGCCATAATAATCACTATTTACTTTTCTTTACCTCAGGTCTTAGTTCAGACAGTAGATCTTGTTGGAATTTCAATAATGACTCATCTTCAGTTACCCTAGGTCTTGGAAAATCATTTTCAACTTCTTTTTTGATTATAGATGGGCGATTACTGAAAACTGCAACTTTTGTTCCAAGAACTGCAGCTTCAGCAACGCTATGAGTTACAAACAAGATGGTCTTCTTTGTTTTTTCCCAGATCAATTGCATTTCAACTAACAATAAATCACGGGTTTGTGCATCAAGTGCTGCAAATGGTTCATCCATAAGCAATACATCAGGATCCATTACAAGTGCTCTAGCAATAGCTACACGTTGCTTCATACCTGTTGAAAGTTGATATGTATACGAATCAGTGAATTTGGTTAATTGCATCATGTCAAGATACCTATGAGATATTTTGGCACGTTCTTCTTTTGGTATTCCTGCCATCTTTAATCCAAACTCCACATTATCTTGGACTTTGAGCCATGGAAATAGAGCACCTTCTTGAAAGACCATGATTCTTTCAGGCCCAGTTTCATTTACAGGACGGCCATCAAAGAGGATTTGGCCATCATCAGGTTTCTCCAAGCCTGCAACTATACGTAAAAATGTAGATTTACCACATCCTGAGGGTCCTATCAAACATACAAAATCACCAGATTCAACTTTGAGGTCAATACCACCTAAAGCCTTAAGCTTGTGAGAATCATGACTAAAGTACTTGACAATATTTTTTGCTTCTAATTTAGTCATCTAAGTATTGTCCTCCTCCAGAGAATTTGTATCAAAATAGTAAAAAATTCCAGACAAATCATATCCATTTCTTCCAAGATACCCTAGAGCATCTGCCTTTTCAGCAAACGAAAGAACAGAATCAGATTTAGGATCATCAGTAATTTGAATATTAGACAAAGCAACATCTACAATATTATTAGAAAGTGATTGTCCCAAGTGTGAATTAAGAAAGTTATTAAAAACAGTTCTAGTTTCCTCAGGATTATCATTAATCCAAATCATTGTTTGATGATGAGCTTTGAGAAAATTGTTTATTATGGATTTATTTTTTTCAACATAATCAGTATTTGCAATCAATAGAACAGATGCAAATTCTTTATTGGGCCAAAGTTCTTCTTCTTGGAATAAACGCTTTCCATTTAATTCAGTTTCCAAAATTGTAGCCCATGGTTCGGCAACCCACGCACCATCAATATCCCCCTTTACAAATAAAGTATAGATGTCAGGATTTGAAATATTATAAACAACAACATTTCCACCTTTCTCAGCAGGTTTTAGTTGATTTTCAGATAGATAATGACGTAATGAAACATCTTGAGTATTTCCAATTTGAGGAGCGGCAATTTTTTTTCCTGCAAAATCAGAGGCATTGTTTATTTCAGAATTAGGATGTACAATAAAACTAGCACCTCCACTTGCAGCACCTGCAAGAATCTT
This window encodes:
- a CDS encoding homocysteine S-methyltransferase family protein — translated: MTQKESFLDALQNRVLLFDGAMGTEIQKFNPKPEDFPNNQDGFNDGLVLTHPEWIKEIHKRYLDAGADCIETNSFGSNKIKLDEYGFGDQTVDFNKKIAQLAFEVCQEYSDRPRYVIGSMGPSGFLPSSNDPDLGQKPLDEIREAFELQAEGLILGGVDALLIETSQDILEVKLVIEACHNAMKKIGMKVPIIANTTLDQYGKMLLGTNIQAAYTTVSDMGIDIFGMNCSTGPIEMTPSVRWLDEQNEHNILVVPNAGMPENEGGQAVYKMTPEKMGDALGDFLKQYKKVRIIGGCCGTNPEHIKVLRKVIDEKANSIEG
- a CDS encoding dihydropteroate synthase — translated: MTIPRVSSALKAVDLKQIPPPLIIGERINTQGSRKAKQMVLADDYDGLVDLGRTQVEDGAHCLDVCVATTERADEKEFMLNLVKRLSLEVDAPLVIDSTDPDVIEASVQQIPGRPIINSINLEGDGSRFEKLAPIMAKYGLPAIALCIGPDGMAKTPQQKLETAELLFETGKKYGLKIEQFIFDVLTFTLATGEDEFLDAGKNTLEGIRLVKEKFPNSFTTLGLSNISFGLVPYARKILNSVFLHHAIKSGLDTAIVNAKEIIPYGEIDEKEKKLAEDLIFNTHPNALSELITYFENVGPQASTASKKVDVDPSWPAGKKAHFRIVNRLKDGIENDVVSAIADKVGKNDILKNTDGVLSLDAPPEVTHDGAIRTLNEDLLPAMKEVGDKFGAGELILPFVLKSAECMKASVGELEKYLVKEEGSSKGKLVLGTVYGDVHDIGKNLVKTIFQNNGYTVYDLGKQVPLQKFIEKIDEVNPDAVGLSALLVSTSKQMQFFVEHARKNKMNIPILCGGAAINSNYINRIAKEDGIYESGVFYCNTMFEGLKTMDALISDEKPKLLSQWKEKLENWKEKSTAKVDPASLPKSEIKPVSAPTPKIIGEPIRLKSDQIKMDEVWQLIDKKSLFKLSWGLRGKAGSESEADHEQLLNQWKIRIIREKLFEPEVVYGYFKCHNKDGKLLVDNPHGDDVEFDFPRSTKPEHLCLTDYFGDDDVVAFQAVTVGNKVADIIEQWNQEDKYTDAYYLHGLAVEVAEALAEWINRKIKSELNLDKGGLRYSWGFPSCPDVMQHNLVWKLLEPEKSGMELTESGQIIPEQSTAAMVVHHPKAQYFVL
- a CDS encoding ABC transporter ATP-binding protein; the encoded protein is MTKLEAKNIVKYFSHDSHKLKALGGIDLKVESGDFVCLIGPSGCGKSTFLRIVAGLEKPDDGQILFDGRPVNETGPERIMVFQEGALFPWLKVQDNVEFGLKMAGIPKEERAKISHRYLDMMQLTKFTDSYTYQLSTGMKQRVAIARALVMDPDVLLMDEPFAALDAQTRDLLLVEMQLIWEKTKKTILFVTHSVAEAAVLGTKVAVFSNRPSIIKKEVENDFPRPRVTEDESLLKFQQDLLSELRPEVKKSK
- a CDS encoding ABC transporter substrate-binding protein encodes the protein MKIRSAISAGIVVIVVFSILGIALNSSDTTHEKKLRIAYFPNIGHAIPIVGMEKGFFEENMDDETKIETKVFDSGPQAIESIFANSIDIAYVGPGPAINGFLNSENHNVKILAGAASGGASFIVHPNSEINNASDFAGKKIAAPQIGNTQDVSLRHYLSENQLKPAEKGGNVVVYNISNPDIYTLFVKGDIDGAWVAEPWATILETELNGKRLFQEEELWPNKEFASVLLIANTDYVEKNKSIINNFLKAHHQTMIWINDNPEETRTVFNNFLNSHLGQSLSNNIVDVALSNIQITDDPKSDSVLSFAEKADALGYLGRNGYDLSGIFYYFDTNSLEEDNT
- a CDS encoding MFS transporter; the protein is MQKLQINNLVRSATFFQHAGISIIFVFMPIIAKGVTDSIFEIGLLVASFSFAQILSEIYFGRHSDKKGTRLKFIRIGFIGCAVAFGLHYFADDLSMFFLVRIAAGITSGIMIPAMIAYTYEANLDKNRAATVISFHALGWLAGIAAAGFANDLKLIFLISAASFVIGLLFTIKLPNPEQEKELKPGTTKRVISKNKFLFLSLLLRHIGAAAVWTILPIMIVERLGGELYHISIVYVANTLTAFILMNVMASKIHLSNVTKFKIGIGCTTFVFVGLSVVTEWWMAMPFMSLVGATWAFLFIGGNFHLMENNPRSTSTGIFSSTLSIATVVGPVIAGSIAFVFDYVAVMYFAVAIIVCAFAVSLKIKK
- a CDS encoding ABC transporter permease, which codes for MAKNFTPHRIAFYIAIIVVWQITAMTGIWPDNVFPSPYEVAEDLAFGAVDGSLFYGIATSMWRLAIGLAIAIGGGIVLGIFMARVEVINQTVGSLVLGLQSIPSIAWVPLAILWFGLTDGGIIFVTAIGAIFAVTINTYTGVKNINPHFIEAARNMGAKGSQLITAVLIPAAFPYMISGFKQGWAFAWRGVIGAEILFSFLGLGFLLNAGRSLNDVSQVIAIMLVIMGIGLAVDGIIFKKLEDKVMSRWGLR